The following DNA comes from Bradyrhizobium sp. SK17.
CGTCACGCTGTCGGCGCGCGATCTGACGCTCGCACCGCCGGAGAGTGCATCAGCCGCCGGTGGCGACGGCAAGGTCCGCGCCGCCATGAACGGCCGGGTCGTCGCGGTGCTGGTGAAGGCCGGCGACAAGGTCGCGGCCGGCCAGCCGGTGATGACGCTGGAGGCCATGAAGATGGAGCATGTCCACACCGCCGGCGTCGCGGGCACGGTGTCGTCGATCGACGTCGCCGAGGGCGAGCAGGTGACGACGGGGAAGATCGTGGTCGAGATCGAGGCGGCGGCATAGATCGAGGCGCTCGCATAAAGACTGTCGTCCCGGGCAAGCGAAGCGCGACCCGGGACCCACAGCCATTGATCGATGTTGTTAACGTGCGCTGGAGCCACAGCGTTGCAAATCAACGAGCAACGGTGGTTATGGGTCCCGGCTTTCGCCGGGACGACGGCTTTACTCAGCACGCCCCGTCCCGTCATTCAGCCAGCACGCGACCTGATGCCCCGCGCCCGCCGTCTGTAACGCCGGCCGTTCCGTCTTGCAGCGATCGATCGCGTAGCGGCAGCGGGTGTGGAAGGCGCAGCCGGGCGGTGGGTTGATCGGGCTTGGCACGTCGCCGTCGATCAGCGGCGCGGCGCGTTTGGCCTTGGGATCGGCGATCGGCACCGAGGCGAGCAGGGCCTGCGTATAAGGGTGCCGCGGATTGGCGAACAACTCGTGCTTGTCGGCGATCTCGACGATGCGCCCAAGATACATCACGGCGACGCGGTGGCTGATATGGGCGACAACGGCGAGATCATGCGCGATGAACAAATAGGAAAAGTTCTGCTTGCGTTGCAGGTCGATCAAGAGATTGATCACTTGCGCCTGGATCGAGACGTCGAGCGCAGAGACCGGTTCGTCGCAGACGATCAACCGCGGCCCGAGCGACAGCGCCCGCGCGATGCAGATGCGCTGGCGCTGGCCGCCGGAGAACTGGTGCGGGAAGTTCTTCATCTGGTCGGCGCGCAAGCCGACCTGCTGGAACAGCTCCGCGACCCGCTCCTGCTTCTTCGTCCCACTCGCCAGTCCATGCACGGTCAGAGGCTCGCCGACGATGTCGCCGGCCGTCATGCGTGGGTTGAGCGAGGCGAACGGGTCCTGGAACACAATCTGCATCGAGCGGCGGTAAGGCCGCAGTGCGGTCTTGCTCAGCGGCGCGATGTCCTCGCCGTCGAGCCGGATCGCGCCGCTGGTCGGCTCGACCAGCCGCAGCACGGTGCGCGCCACCGTCGACTTGCCGCAGCCGGACTCGCCGACCAGGCCGAGCGTCTCGCCGGCGCCGAGCGCAAAGCTGACGCCGTCGACCGCATGCACGGTGCCGACCTGTCGGCGCAGCACGCCGCCGCGCACCGCGTAGTGCTTGACCAGATCGGTGACTTCGAGGAGCGGGCGCTGTTCGGTCACGACGCCTCCGCCATCTCGCCGGCGCGCCAGCATGCGGCCCAGTGATTGCGTTTGACCTCGTCGAGCGGCGGATACTCCTGGCGACAGCGCTCGACCGCGAGCTTGCAGCGCGGCGCGAAGGCGCAGCCGGGCGGCAGCTTGGTCAGCGACGGCACCATGCCGGGGATTTCGACCAGCCGCACGTCGGTTTTGGCGCCGGGGGAGGGCACTGCCGGGATCGAGGCCATCAGGCCACGTGTGTAGGGATGTAGCGGCGTCTCGAACAGCTCTTCGACCGTCGCCTCCTCGACCTTCTTGCCGGCATACATCACGATCACGCGCTGCGCGGTCTGCGCCACGACGCCGAGATCGTGGGTGATCAGGATCAGCCCGGTGCCGAGCCGTTGCTGCAAATCGACGATCAGCGCCAGGATCTGGGCCTGAATGGTGACGTCGAGCGCGGTGGTCGGCTCATCTGCGATCAACAGCGCCGGCCTGCATGCCAGCGCCATCGCGATCATGGCGCGCTGGCGCATGCCGCCGGAGAGCTGATGCGGATACTCGTGGGCGCGGCGCTCCGGTTCTGGAATGCGCACCAGCCGCAGCATGTCGACGGCCTGCTTCCAGGCCTCCCTGCTGCTCACCTTCTGATGCAACCGGACGGCCTCGATGATCTGGTCGCCGATCCGCATCACCGGATTGAGCGAGGTCATCGGCTCCTGGAAGATCATCGAGATGCGGTTGCCCCTGATGGCGCGCATCGCGGCATCGTCGAGCTTCAGCAGGTCGGTGCCTTCGAGCGTGACTGAGCCGCCGACGATGCGGCCGGGCGGATCGGGCACCAGGCGCATGATCGACAGCGCGCTGACGCTCTTGCCGCAGCCGGATTCACCGACGATCGCCAGGGTCTCGCCGCGGCGAACCGTGAACGAGACGTCGTCGACCGCGCGGAACAGGCCGGAATTGGTGAA
Coding sequences within:
- a CDS encoding ABC transporter ATP-binding protein: MTEQRPLLEVTDLVKHYAVRGGVLRRQVGTVHAVDGVSFALGAGETLGLVGESGCGKSTVARTVLRLVEPTSGAIRLDGEDIAPLSKTALRPYRRSMQIVFQDPFASLNPRMTAGDIVGEPLTVHGLASGTKKQERVAELFQQVGLRADQMKNFPHQFSGGQRQRICIARALSLGPRLIVCDEPVSALDVSIQAQVINLLIDLQRKQNFSYLFIAHDLAVVAHISHRVAVMYLGRIVEIADKHELFANPRHPYTQALLASVPIADPKAKRAAPLIDGDVPSPINPPPGCAFHTRCRYAIDRCKTERPALQTAGAGHQVACWLNDGTGRAE
- a CDS encoding ABC transporter ATP-binding protein encodes the protein MSEALPAETVLDVKNLQTVFFTNSGLFRAVDDVSFTVRRGETLAIVGESGCGKSVSALSIMRLVPDPPGRIVGGSVTLEGTDLLKLDDAAMRAIRGNRISMIFQEPMTSLNPVMRIGDQIIEAVRLHQKVSSREAWKQAVDMLRLVRIPEPERRAHEYPHQLSGGMRQRAMIAMALACRPALLIADEPTTALDVTIQAQILALIVDLQQRLGTGLILITHDLGVVAQTAQRVIVMYAGKKVEEATVEELFETPLHPYTRGLMASIPAVPSPGAKTDVRLVEIPGMVPSLTKLPPGCAFAPRCKLAVERCRQEYPPLDEVKRNHWAACWRAGEMAEAS